In Erpetoichthys calabaricus chromosome 4, fErpCal1.3, whole genome shotgun sequence, one genomic interval encodes:
- the LOC127527516 gene encoding olfactory receptor 52Z1P-like, with amino-acid sequence MDNSSYEPSFILAGYGQIDEMKYFYFSIVFLLYIITISANGVLISIICKEKSLHEPMFIFLCSLAVNGVLGSTALSPSLLVNLISNSHEISKAACLMQIFCLHTYCICELMILAVMGYDRFVSICHPLTYHTIINTSTVYKLSLMSWLFPFVSMAAFTISTAELPLCGKIIEKVYCDNYSVMRLACTDVIIYNIFGLIATFISLTPPLVLIIYSYVKIIKVCLKASKESQAKALTTCSPHLVTLLNFFASMGFEVIQSRFNMKHVPNAARVMLSVYFLIFPPLFNPIIYGVKTQKIKICLKKIIFNIKINPND; translated from the coding sequence ATGGACAATTCCTCATATGAGCCATCATTTATATTGGCAGGGTATGGTCAAATTGATGaaatgaaatatttctatttttcaattgtgtttttactgtatattataacaaTATCTGCAAATGGAGTTCTAATAAGCATTATTTGTAAAGAAAAGAGCCTTCATGAgcccatgtttatttttttgtgtagtttAGCAGTGAATGGTGTGTTAGGGAGCACTGCTTTATCCCCATCTCTTTTAGTGAACCTAATTTCCAACAGCCATGAAATATCCAAAGCTGCCTGTTTAATGCAGATTTTTTGTTTGCATACATATTGCATTTGTGAACTTATGATTTTAGCAGTAATGGGATATGATCGATTTGTATCGATTTGTCACCCACTGACTTATCACACCATAATAAACACTTCAACAGTGTACAAGCTCTCTCTTATGTCATGGCTGTTTCCTTTTGTATCGATGGCTGCTTTCACAATATCTACTGCTGAATTACCACTGTGTGGTAAGATCATTGAAAAAGTATATTGTGACAATTACTCTGTTATGAGACTCGCCTGTACGGATGttattatttataacatttttggGCTGATAGCTACTTTTATTAGTCTTACCCCTCCACTAGTTCTAATTATATATTCTTATGTGAAGATAATCAAAGTATGTCTTAAAGCTTCTAAGGAATCACAAGCCAAAGCATTAACCACTTGCTCTCCACATCTGGTAACACTATTAAACTTTTTTGCCTCGATGGGTTTTGAGGTTATTCAAAGCAGATTCAACATGAAGCATGTGCCTAATGCAGCTCGTGTGATgctgtcagtttattttttaatttttcctcctcTGTTCAATCCAATCATTTATGGAGTTAAAAcccaaaagataaaaatatgtttgaaaaaaattatattcaatataaaaattaatccaaatgACTGA
- the LOC114651077 gene encoding olfactory receptor 52D1-like, producing the protein MENSSLIMSFILAPYGEIGSIKYLYFSFVFVLYLVIISVNVALILIIHVERSLHEPMYIYLCCLAINGLFGSTAIFPSILVNLISVTMEISQLSCFIQIFCIHTYCFAEFTNLALMGYDRYIAICHALLYHNIMNLSKMYKLIFLSWVLPICVITVLTVLTAQLPLCGRIIEKIYCDNYSVVKLACTDINNYNIYGLVSVFLSIFPPLLIIIYSYVKILQVSLNASKESQAKALATCTPHLITLGNFFLSVCFEVIQSRFNMHHVPYVVRVILSVHILIFPPLLNPIIYGANTQKIKVCFKRLLKRMRCHTAIAYY; encoded by the coding sequence ATGGAAAATTCATCACTTATCATGTCATTTATATTGGCACCCTATGGTGAGATTGGCAgtattaaatatttgtatttttcctttgtatttgtactgtatctTGTCATAATATCTGTTAATgtggctttaattttaattattcatgttGAAAGAAGTCTCCATGAacctatgtatatttatttatgctgtttaGCTATAAATGGCTTGTTTGGAAGTACTGCAATATTCCCTTCAATTTTAGTAAACCTGATTTCAGTCACTATGGAGATTTCTCAGCTTAGCTGTTTTATACAAATCTTTTGTATTCATACATATTGTTTTGCTGAGTTCACTAACTTGGCTTTAATGGGGTATGATCGATATATAGCAATTTGTCATGCTCTGTTGTACCATAACATTATGAATCTATCAAAAATgtataaacttatttttttatcatgGGTGTTACCAATCTGTGTAATTACTGTTTTAACAGTACTTACAGCTCAGCTGCCATTGTGTGGCAgaattattgaaaaaatatacTGTGACAATTATTCTGTGGTCAAACTTGCCTGCACTGATATTAATAATTACAACATTTACGGGTTGGTATCTGTATTTCTTTCTATTTTCCCACCTTTGCTTATCATCATCTATTCTTATGTCAAGATTCTTCAGGTAAGTCTGAATGCTTCCAAAGAATCACAAGCAAAAGCTTTAGCCACCTGCACTCCACATTTAATAACATTGGGAAACTTTTTCTTGTCAGTTTGTTTTGAAGTTATTCAAAGCAGATTCAATATGCATCATGTTCCTTATGTGGTCCGTGTGATTTTGtctgtacatattttaatatttccgcCTTTACTCAATCCGATCATTTATGGGGCAAACacacaaaagataaaagtatgTTTTAAAAGGTTACTTAAGCGCATGAGATGCCATACTGCTATTGCATACTATTAA
- the LOC114651078 gene encoding olfactory receptor 10J5-like, which translates to MTNVSHVTSFTLKGFVELQKHKYLFFAITLNEYILIVICNSVLISIICLNKVLHEPMYIFLCALCVNALYGTIAFYPKLLIDLLSDEQVISYEACIIQIFIHYSYAMSEFSLLTVMAFDRYISICKPLQYNRIMTVSFVKALLFTAWCLPIFMVSILIALTTRLTLCGSVLERICCDNWSVVKLSCQDTSVNNIIGLLLLIITVFPPLFFIIYTYMQIISICVKNSREYRSKAFKTCVPHVVAFINFSINVLFEIIHSRLQTTVPHIIKILMSIEYLVIPPVLNPIIYGLKLQEIWKRLGTVICVKRISQSK; encoded by the coding sequence ATGACAAATGTATCCCATGTCACTTCATTCACTCTTAAAGGGTTTGTGGAGCTGCAAAAACACAAGTACTTATTCTTTGCCATAACCCTGAATGAATACATTCTTATTGTAATATGTAATTCTGTGTTAATTTCTATTATATGTCTAAACAAAGTTCTTCATGAGCCGATGTACATCTttttatgtgctttatgtgtTAATGCATTATATGGAACAATTGCATTTTACCCCAAACTATTGATTGATCTTTTGTCAGATGAACAAGTGATTTCCTATGAAGCTTGTATAATTCAGATCTTTATTCATTATTCTTATGCAATGTCTGAATTTTCTTTGTTGACTGTTATGGCTTTTGACAGGTATATTTCAATTTGCAAACCTTTGCAGTACAATCGTATAATGACAGTTTCATTTGTGAAAGCGTTATTGTTCACTGCATGGTGTCTGCCTATTTTTATGGTGTCTATCCTCATTGCCTTGACAACTAGACTGACTCTTTGTGGCTCTGTCCTGGAACGAATATGCTGTGATAACTGGTCAGTGGTGAAGCTATCCTGTCAAGACACTTCAGTAAACAATATAATaggattattattactgataattACAGTGTTTccacctttattttttataatttatacttATATGCAAATAATTAGCATCTGTGTTAAAAACTCTCGGGAATATAGAAGTAAAGCTTTTAAAACATGTGTGCCACATGTAGTGGCATTCATCAATTTTTCTATCAATGTCCTTTTTGAAATTATTCATAGTAGGCTCCAGACAACTGTACCCCATATCATAAAGATTTTGATGTCAATAGAATATCTAGTCATCCCTCCAGTTttaaatccaattatttatggtCTCAAACTGcaagagatttggaaaagactGGGAACAGTAATATGTGTGAAAAGAATAAGCCAATCAAAATAG